One Campylobacter sp. RM16192 genomic region harbors:
- the dgt gene encoding dGTP triphosphohydrolase, whose product MSRKLKKGNRLEKEANQLMSKYAYKHNLDKKDKEEETYRTCLRRQRDKILYSGGFRRLQGKAQVMPTHKLGDHRTRLTHTLEVEQIAISVADALGLNKDLVSAIALGHDVGHTPFGHAGEKILNELLKDCGGFYHPIQSVKYLWEKYGDKISYVVYEGILKHDSDMYCIEKDKKENIVKNHFIPISNKKIQTSLNEKKDNFLEAELCTPPSTLEAQVVIWADKIAYITHDFEDFQKTELYADIAKSHPDVKNDIEKAIVNITGKNMDIFQTRDLVRPLTTSLIKQSFNNLNSMEIENIKNETYKKILEKEKNIETKDKKKRKRKAYLRGQIINIEDNVFDAYIKLREIVDKNYIQNIKIKKSDIKGSKIIESLFHDLVKNFDILPQEYQINSLVKNFQVFPQKYQKISKISNNIIDFMWYFNKRQKCENVEKKKRAAHYISTMSDDYARKLYLHLNSLIDNFEI is encoded by the coding sequence ATGTCTAGGAAGCTAAAAAAAGGAAATCGTCTTGAAAAAGAGGCTAATCAGCTTATGTCAAAATATGCATATAAGCATAATTTAGACAAAAAAGACAAAGAAGAGGAAACGTATAGAACTTGCCTAAGAAGACAAAGAGATAAAATTTTATATTCTGGTGGTTTTAGAAGGCTTCAAGGTAAAGCTCAGGTAATGCCCACTCACAAATTGGGAGATCACAGAACGAGGCTAACTCATACACTAGAAGTAGAACAAATAGCTATAAGTGTAGCGGATGCGCTTGGCTTAAACAAAGATTTAGTTTCGGCAATAGCATTAGGGCATGATGTTGGTCATACACCATTTGGTCACGCCGGAGAAAAAATTTTAAATGAGCTATTAAAAGATTGCGGAGGATTTTATCATCCAATTCAAAGCGTAAAATATCTCTGGGAAAAATATGGAGATAAAATTTCATATGTAGTTTATGAAGGTATATTAAAACATGATTCTGACATGTACTGTATAGAAAAAGATAAAAAAGAAAATATTGTTAAAAATCACTTTATTCCTATTTCAAATAAAAAGATTCAAACTAGTCTTAATGAAAAAAAAGATAACTTTTTGGAAGCAGAGCTTTGCACTCCGCCCAGCACATTGGAGGCGCAAGTAGTAATATGGGCAGATAAGATAGCTTATATTACTCATGATTTTGAGGATTTTCAAAAAACAGAATTGTATGCTGATATTGCCAAAAGTCATCCTGATGTAAAAAATGATATTGAGAAAGCCATAGTGAATATTACAGGTAAAAATATGGATATTTTTCAAACAAGGGATTTAGTCAGACCTTTGACTACCAGTTTAATTAAGCAGAGTTTTAATAATTTAAATAGTATGGAAATAGAAAATATTAAAAATGAGACATATAAAAAAATATTGGAAAAAGAAAAAAATATTGAAACAAAAGATAAGAAAAAAAGAAAAAGAAAAGCATATCTGAGAGGTCAAATTATAAATATTGAAGATAATGTATTTGATGCATATATTAAACTAAGAGAAATTGTAGATAAAAATTATATACAAAATATAAAAATTAAAAAAAGCGATATAAAAGGAAGCAAAATAATTGAATCTTTATTTCATGACTTGGTCAAAAATTTTGATATACTACCACAGGAATATCAGATTAACAGCTTGGTTAAAAACTTTCAAGTGTTCCCACAAAAATATCAAAAAATATCAAAAATTAGCAACAATATAATAGATTTTATGTGGTATTTCAACAAAAGACAAAAATGTGAAAATGTAGAAAAAAAGAAGAGGGCTGCTCACTATATATCAACCATGTCAGATGATTATGCTAGAAAATTGTATTTGCATTTAAATTCATTAATTGACAACTTTGAAATTTGA
- a CDS encoding metallophosphoesterase family protein: MFGDLHGSLHLFDEMIKKISLTKDDLVIILGDSCDRGKDSIGLYIRYTEMIKDGYNIKHIMGNHEYMFLNHYLLRGSMTMQWVNNGGYKTVKSIEYRNLTVKDLKWLISYLKTMPHMISSKSYIFVHAYYNPSLDETKQDPEHLMWSRSPFWLMNNTGKEIYYGHTPNRDNKIKVRENNCYSMDVGAVFFDKLSIMEIKNKEVFVVG, encoded by the coding sequence GTGTTTGGAGATCTACACGGCTCACTTCATCTATTTGATGAGATGATTAAAAAGATATCCTTAACCAAGGATGATCTAGTAATCATTCTTGGAGATAGCTGCGATAGAGGCAAGGACTCAATAGGGCTATATATAAGATATACCGAGATGATAAAAGATGGATATAATATAAAGCATATAATGGGCAATCATGAGTATATGTTTTTAAATCACTATCTTTTACGAGGAAGTATGACTATGCAGTGGGTAAATAACGGAGGATATAAGACTGTTAAATCGATAGAATATAGAAATTTAACCGTTAAAGATCTAAAATGGTTAATAAGCTACTTAAAAACAATGCCTCATATGATAAGCTCAAAGAGCTATATATTTGTTCATGCTTATTATAACCCCAGCTTAGATGAAACCAAACAAGATCCTGAGCATCTAATGTGGAGTAGAAGTCCTTTTTGGTTAATGAATAATACAGGCAAAGAGATATACTACGGGCATACTCCAAATAGAGACAATAAGATAAAAGTAAGAGAGAATAACTGCTACTCTATGGATGTAGGAGCCGTATTCTTTGATAAGTTATCGATAATGGAGATAAAAAATAAGGAGGTGTTTGTGGTTGGGTGA
- a CDS encoding phosphoesterase, with amino-acid sequence MSSSNIFFTSDLHFGHKSVLNFCPCFRNFRSVDEMDHRLIELWNYTVGVNDEIYNLGDFSFYRDIEKTISISKRLNGKHTLILGNHDELIKDHRDELLKMSKFDGNRLFEDILDYKELALKFKDDSYRLVLFHYPILEWNAGHHGSILLYGHVHDSVSPLKGRALNVGYDLHGKILHLRDVISYTKDLPPFEHQADKKFSTNDTIANREIKIREILRANNER; translated from the coding sequence ATGAGCAGCAGTAACATATTTTTTACGTCCGATCTTCATTTCGGGCATAAGAGCGTGTTAAATTTCTGCCCTTGCTTTAGGAATTTTAGGTCGGTCGATGAGATGGATCATAGATTAATTGAGCTATGGAACTATACGGTAGGTGTAAATGATGAGATTTATAATTTAGGTGATTTTTCTTTTTATAGGGATATTGAAAAGACAATATCTATTTCAAAGAGATTAAACGGTAAGCATACTCTAATCTTAGGCAATCACGATGAGTTAATTAAGGATCATAGGGATGAGCTTTTAAAGATGAGTAAATTTGACGGCAACAGACTATTTGAGGATATATTGGATTATAAAGAGCTAGCTTTAAAATTTAAAGATGATAGTTATAGGCTAGTGCTGTTTCACTATCCTATACTAGAGTGGAATGCGGGGCATCACGGATCTATTTTATTATATGGACATGTTCATGATAGCGTTTCGCCTTTAAAAGGTAGAGCTTTAAATGTAGGATATGATTTACATGGCAAGATACTTCATCTAAGAGATGTAATATCCTATACAAAAGATCTGCCTCCGTTTGAACATCAAGCCGATAAGAAGTTTAGTACTAACGATACAATAGCTAATAGAGAGATAAAGATAAGAGAGATATTAAGGGCAAATAATGAACGATAA
- a CDS encoding IS1595 family transposase: MQHFLLSSKARTVSVKKIASMNEKDCYEYFKSIRWSDNKGEPICPSCGSANSHYFIEGRLQYRCKDCFHTFSVTSGTIFHSHKLDFKTILLAIVIFTNATKGISSLQLSRDLDVQYKTAWVLSHKIRESLMEHKPNEKFQGVVEMDGVYVGNHIRPANNINDRIDRRKAFKPNKRVIISLRERNLQGKGASKTKTFILKSENNSDINKIAKANIALNSQIHTDENSAYDDLLAHYNLKRVNHQIEYSGVNGENNNQSESFNSRFRRMQYGQLHRIGVLYLSNYANEIAYREDTRRLDNRSIMDDILSRCLANNSVSNEFCGYWQGNKRVAERLGA, translated from the coding sequence ATGCAACACTTCCTCCTCTCATCTAAAGCTAGAACGGTATCGGTTAAAAAGATAGCTTCTATGAATGAGAAGGATTGCTATGAGTATTTTAAATCGATAAGATGGAGTGATAATAAAGGTGAGCCAATATGCCCAAGTTGTGGAAGTGCAAATAGTCATTATTTTATAGAGGGTAGATTACAATATCGCTGTAAGGATTGCTTTCATACTTTTAGCGTTACTAGCGGAACAATATTCCACTCTCATAAGTTAGACTTTAAAACAATACTATTAGCTATTGTGATATTTACCAATGCTACTAAAGGCATTTCATCACTTCAGCTTAGTAGAGATTTAGATGTTCAGTATAAGACCGCTTGGGTTTTATCTCATAAGATTAGAGAAAGCCTTATGGAACATAAACCTAATGAGAAATTTCAAGGCGTAGTTGAAATGGATGGAGTATATGTCGGAAACCATATAAGACCTGCTAATAATATAAATGATAGAATAGATAGACGTAAAGCTTTTAAACCTAACAAAAGAGTAATTATCTCTTTAAGAGAAAGAAATTTACAAGGCAAAGGTGCAAGTAAAACAAAGACTTTTATATTAAAAAGTGAGAACAATAGTGATATAAACAAGATAGCAAAGGCAAACATTGCCTTAAACTCTCAAATCCATACTGACGAGAACTCAGCTTATGATGATTTATTAGCTCATTACAATCTAAAAAGAGTAAATCATCAAATAGAGTATAGCGGAGTAAATGGAGAAAATAATAATCAATCAGAAAGCTTTAACTCAAGATTTAGACGTATGCAGTATGGACAGCTTCATAGAATAGGCGTTCTTTATCTTTCAAACTATGCTAATGAGATAGCATATAGAGAAGATACCAGAAGGCTAGATAATAGATCTATAATGGATGACATTTTATCAAGATGTTTGGCAAACAACTCAGTATCTAATGAATTTTGTGGATATTGGCAGGGTAATAAGAGAGTAGCTGAAAGGCTTGGAGCTTAA
- a CDS encoding XRE family transcriptional regulator, which produces MELNDLINRIHKLIEAKEIKTISQAQMAKRIGVQHRTYVEYSRGKNKPLAMKALLNMLNELDDDEIVKVVREWNKQKNIF; this is translated from the coding sequence ATGGAACTAAATGATTTAATAAATAGAATTCACAAGCTCATAGAAGCAAAAGAGATTAAAACAATATCTCAAGCACAAATGGCTAAACGCATCGGTGTTCAGCATAGAACTTATGTGGAGTATTCTCGTGGCAAGAATAAGCCGTTAGCCATGAAAGCGTTATTGAATATGCTAAATGAGTTAGATGATGATGAGATTGTGAAAGTTGTGAGAGAGTGGAATAAACAAAAAAATATATTTTAG
- a CDS encoding DNA cytosine methyltransferase, translating to MKKFTFIDLFAGIGGIRLGFESVGGRCVFSSEFDADACKTYQANFGEYPSGDITKINAKNIPDFDILLGGFPCQAFSIIGKKEGFNNETCGTLFFEIERILKEKKPKAFMLENVKNLTAHDNGNTFKIIIKHLEALGYNVHSKVLNALDFGVPQKRERIIIVGFLDNVKFEFPTPICVSKRKKIGDILEKNVDKKYYVKDEIKNSRLQRLKNKNYPKPYISHENMAGSITPHPYSSALRAGASANYILINDERRPTEREMLRLQGFPENFKIVVPYGKIKKQCGNSVAVPVIRAVAANMLNAIKGLK from the coding sequence ATGAAAAAATTTACTTTTATTGACCTTTTTGCCGGTATAGGTGGAATTAGATTAGGTTTTGAATCAGTTGGTGGACGTTGCGTTTTTTCGTCTGAATTTGATGCTGATGCTTGTAAAACATATCAAGCTAATTTTGGAGAGTATCCTTCTGGAGATATTACAAAAATTAATGCGAAAAATATACCCGACTTTGACATATTATTAGGTGGATTTCCTTGTCAAGCCTTTTCAATAATTGGAAAAAAAGAAGGTTTTAACAATGAGACTTGCGGAACCCTATTTTTTGAGATAGAAAGAATCCTAAAAGAAAAAAAACCAAAGGCATTTATGTTAGAAAATGTCAAAAATCTTACGGCACATGACAACGGAAATACTTTTAAAATAATAATAAAACATTTAGAAGCATTAGGATATAATGTGCATTCAAAAGTTTTAAATGCTCTTGATTTTGGGGTTCCACAAAAAAGAGAAAGAATTATAATTGTCGGTTTTTTGGATAATGTAAAATTTGAGTTTCCTACCCCTATCTGTGTATCAAAAAGAAAAAAAATAGGGGATATTTTGGAAAAAAACGTAGACAAAAAATATTATGTAAAAGATGAAATAAAAAATAGCAGATTACAGCGTTTAAAAAATAAGAATTATCCAAAACCTTATATATCACACGAAAATATGGCTGGTTCTATAACCCCTCATCCATACTCTTCAGCATTACGTGCAGGTGCTTCTGCTAATTACATTTTAATAAATGATGAAAGAAGGCCTACAGAAAGAGAAATGCTTAGACTACAAGGCTTTCCGGAAAACTTTAAAATAGTAGTTCCATATGGAAAAATAAAAAAACAATGTGGTAATTCAGTAGCCGTTCCTGTCATAAGGGCGGTGGCAGCAAATATGTTAAATGCCATTAAAGGGTTAAAATGA